In one Oceanococcus atlanticus genomic region, the following are encoded:
- the purE gene encoding 5-(carboxyamino)imidazole ribonucleotide mutase codes for MSEIRVGIIMGSDSDLPVMQAAADSLQTLKVGYEMTIVSAHRTPERLYDYARSAQQRGLKVIIAGAGGAAHLPGMAAAMTELPVIGVPVKTSSLSGQDSLLSIVQMPPGVPVATVAINGAKNAGILAAQILATADEDLRARVVQFKRDMEQMVLGKVESWQQNGPSFPNGGSSSM; via the coding sequence ATGAGCGAAATTCGCGTCGGCATCATCATGGGCAGTGATTCGGACCTGCCGGTCATGCAGGCTGCAGCTGACAGCTTGCAGACACTGAAGGTTGGCTACGAGATGACGATCGTGTCGGCTCACCGCACCCCTGAACGGCTCTACGACTACGCCCGCAGCGCTCAGCAACGCGGTCTCAAGGTCATCATTGCCGGTGCCGGCGGGGCCGCACATCTGCCAGGCATGGCAGCAGCCATGACTGAATTACCGGTGATCGGCGTTCCGGTCAAAACCTCAAGCTTGAGCGGTCAGGATTCGCTGCTGTCGATCGTGCAGATGCCACCTGGCGTGCCAGTCGCAACGGTGGCCATCAACGGCGCCAAGAACGCCGGCATTCTCGCGGCGCAGATTCTGGCGACCGCTGATGAGGACCTGCGTGCACGGGTCGTACAGTTCAAGCGCGACATGGAACAGATGGTACTGGGCAAGGTTGAGTCATGGCAGCAGAACGGCCCCAGCTTCCCGAACGGCGGCAGCTCCAGCATGTAA
- a CDS encoding response regulator translates to MTPKLGEVLLVDDYDADNFMHEMLFDEMGVSERVTVATNGKEAIEYLTTPKNGQYPRPELILLDINMPIMNGWDFLKAYQSLDDNARGDVVLMMVTTSLNPDDREAARSNPDINDFVTKALSEDSLNNLLRKHFPNRF, encoded by the coding sequence ATGACACCAAAACTTGGCGAAGTCTTGCTGGTAGATGACTACGATGCGGACAATTTCATGCACGAAATGCTGTTTGATGAGATGGGCGTGAGTGAACGGGTTACGGTTGCCACGAACGGCAAGGAAGCCATTGAGTACCTGACGACGCCCAAGAATGGCCAGTACCCGCGCCCCGAGCTGATTTTGCTTGATATCAACATGCCCATCATGAACGGTTGGGACTTTCTGAAGGCGTATCAGTCGCTGGATGACAATGCCCGTGGTGATGTGGTTCTGATGATGGTGACCACGTCGCTCAACCCCGATGATCGCGAAGCTGCGCGATCGAATCCCGACATCAATGACTTTGTAACCAAGGCCTTGAGCGAGGACTCACTGAACAATCTGCTGCGCAAACATTTTCCGAACCGGTTCTAG
- a CDS encoding phosphoenolpyruvate carboxykinase (ATP), which translates to MGIAEQLEQQLGLSNVTFKYGLTKQELFHEAIANDRGRVRIDGPDDEQKAFPTKLGVHGPLIFYTEPTCTGRPVQDTFAVAWPEIDDKVWWKNDFKKFDPSKIDALFARVIDHLNAKGGHLYVKDQYSGWISSYAIPLRFVGEYATHAMFIENMFVDQVDGIENEDDKRWTIINVPSFRCDPERDGTASDRAVILDFRNRRVMVLGRADYCGINKKAIFTVMNYLLPERGEMPMHSSANIGKDGHSAILFGLSGTGKTTLSADPERLLIGDDEHAWTAEGVSNFEGGCYAKLIDLNKDAEPVIAAALSMPGTLIENVPPLPGIALEDTDPQELDLTDQSITENTRFSYPLACNPGVAEGARGPHPNTLVFLTADAFGVLPPVSILDEDEVIYHFVSGFTAKLAGTEVGITEPKAAFSACFGAPFMAQKPSVYAKLLAEKVKQHKTRCILLNTGWTGGGYGEGQRISIKATRAMLNAALAGDLHAEGMEYDVHPIFGLKMPKSCPGVDAELLNPKNGWDDGAQYDAKAEELKAMFQKNFEAKGFAALGIKPAM; encoded by the coding sequence ATGGGAATCGCCGAGCAACTGGAACAGCAGCTGGGTCTGTCCAATGTCACCTTCAAATACGGCCTGACCAAGCAGGAACTGTTTCACGAAGCCATCGCCAACGACCGTGGTCGTGTGCGTATTGATGGCCCGGATGACGAGCAGAAAGCGTTTCCCACCAAGCTGGGTGTGCATGGTCCGCTGATCTTCTACACCGAGCCGACCTGCACCGGTCGCCCGGTCCAGGACACCTTTGCCGTGGCCTGGCCGGAAATTGATGACAAGGTCTGGTGGAAGAACGACTTCAAGAAGTTCGACCCGAGCAAGATTGATGCGCTGTTCGCACGCGTGATCGATCATCTGAACGCCAAGGGCGGTCATCTGTACGTTAAGGATCAGTACTCGGGCTGGATTTCGAGCTACGCCATCCCGCTGCGTTTTGTCGGTGAATACGCCACCCACGCGATGTTCATCGAGAACATGTTCGTGGATCAGGTCGACGGCATCGAAAACGAAGATGACAAGCGCTGGACCATCATCAACGTGCCCAGCTTCCGTTGTGATCCGGAGCGTGATGGCACCGCGTCCGACCGCGCCGTGATCCTCGATTTCCGCAACCGTCGGGTGATGGTCCTGGGGCGTGCCGATTACTGCGGCATCAACAAGAAAGCCATCTTCACGGTGATGAACTACCTGTTGCCGGAACGCGGTGAGATGCCGATGCACTCGTCTGCCAACATCGGCAAGGACGGTCATTCGGCGATCCTGTTCGGCCTGTCCGGCACCGGCAAGACCACCCTGTCTGCCGACCCCGAGCGTCTGCTCATCGGTGATGACGAGCACGCCTGGACGGCCGAGGGCGTGTCCAACTTTGAAGGTGGCTGCTACGCCAAGCTGATTGACCTGAACAAGGACGCCGAGCCGGTGATTGCGGCCGCGCTGTCCATGCCGGGTACCCTGATCGAGAACGTGCCGCCGCTGCCGGGTATTGCGCTGGAGGACACCGATCCGCAGGAACTGGATCTGACCGATCAGTCGATCACCGAAAACACCCGTTTCTCCTACCCGCTGGCCTGCAACCCCGGTGTGGCTGAAGGCGCACGCGGCCCGCACCCGAATACGCTGGTATTCCTGACCGCCGATGCCTTTGGCGTGCTGCCGCCGGTGTCGATCCTCGACGAAGACGAGGTGATCTACCACTTCGTATCCGGTTTCACCGCCAAGCTGGCCGGCACCGAAGTCGGTATCACCGAGCCGAAGGCCGCGTTCTCAGCCTGTTTTGGGGCGCCGTTCATGGCCCAGAAGCCGTCGGTTTACGCCAAGCTGCTGGCCGAGAAGGTCAAACAGCACAAGACCCGCTGCATACTGCTCAACACCGGCTGGACCGGTGGTGGTTACGGCGAGGGGCAGCGCATTTCGATCAAGGCCACCCGCGCCATGCTCAATGCCGCGCTGGCCGGCGACCTGCATGCCGAGGGCATGGAGTACGACGTGCATCCGATCTTTGGTCTGAAAATGCCGAAGTCCTGCCCGGGTGTCGACGCGGAACTGCTCAATCCGAAGAACGGCTGGGACGATGGCGCGCAGTACGACGCCAAGGCCGAGGAGCTCAAGGCCATGTTCCAGAAAAACTTCGAAGCCAAGGGCTTTGCAGCGCTGGGCATCAAGCCGGCCATGTAA
- a CDS encoding GGDEF domain-containing response regulator, which translates to MHLLVVDDCPTDQQIIKNCVEEAMPHAMLTLRSDCTELAQLLGASAVDCVLLDNNLPTASGLGVLNAFKSSASNRYPPIVMLTGTGNEAVAVEALKLGAADYLSKNGLSPEGLSKAVRGAIDGHRLRTQLQRHHDSLSRMSMLDTQTGLRNRAAFEDRLEHLVDSAERYGRAFALLVMDLVQVAPQEVPVACDAYMPEVAQRVRAVLRSCDLTFRLDQNRLAVLMETGGKSPQVSDIAKRAIKSMRQPIRFKDTDVFFELAVGAASYPESAWESTGLIRAADRSLELAKASGSGFEEALKRPAVKQRSWFKLRSPAA; encoded by the coding sequence ATGCATCTGCTTGTCGTCGACGATTGCCCAACGGATCAGCAAATCATCAAGAACTGTGTCGAAGAGGCCATGCCGCACGCCATGTTGACGCTGCGCAGTGATTGCACCGAGCTGGCCCAGTTGCTGGGCGCCAGTGCGGTGGATTGTGTCTTGCTCGACAACAACCTGCCGACGGCGAGTGGCCTGGGTGTTCTGAATGCCTTCAAGAGCAGTGCTTCAAACCGTTATCCACCCATTGTGATGCTGACCGGCACGGGCAATGAGGCGGTCGCTGTGGAGGCGCTAAAGCTTGGGGCCGCTGATTACCTGAGCAAGAACGGTCTGTCGCCCGAGGGCCTGTCCAAAGCTGTAAGAGGGGCCATCGACGGGCATCGATTGCGCACGCAGTTGCAACGGCACCACGACAGCCTGTCACGCATGAGCATGCTGGATACCCAGACGGGGCTGCGCAACCGCGCCGCCTTTGAAGACCGGCTTGAGCATCTGGTTGATAGCGCCGAGCGTTACGGGCGTGCTTTTGCCCTGCTGGTGATGGATCTGGTGCAGGTGGCGCCACAAGAGGTACCGGTGGCTTGTGATGCGTACATGCCGGAGGTGGCGCAACGGGTGCGCGCGGTGCTGAGAAGCTGTGACTTGACCTTCCGCCTGGACCAAAACCGGCTCGCCGTGCTGATGGAGACGGGCGGCAAATCACCACAGGTGAGCGATATTGCGAAGCGTGCCATCAAAAGCATGAGGCAGCCGATTCGCTTCAAGGATACCGATGTGTTTTTCGAACTCGCCGTGGGTGCGGCCAGCTATCCGGAAAGCGCATGGGAATCAACTGGATTGATTCGCGCGGCGGATCGCTCGCTGGAGCTTGCCAAGGCCAGCGGATCTGGTTTTGAGGAGGCGCTGAAGCGACCTGCGGTAAAGCAACGCTCCTGGTTCAAATTGCGCAGCCCAGCGGCCTGA
- the pepF gene encoding oligoendopeptidase F, with protein MTHKVFLLVSMLVLVACSAETPQANDAQTTPTKPTSPVADQTAELDPRWVWDLSSLYSSMDAWHAARAEVLEQAEAVAQLEGTLSKGPAALLKAVQDISALTKAAARVYTYASLDADENVADNAGQERRQLAQQMYSRVTQAFAWMAPEVIALGPDTLASYIADEPKLTTYRHTLTNTLRKAPHVRSAEVEAVMAAVQLLQAQPFNIYGTLANSDIPFPTLEIAGKEETLINSQGYSRHRGHPDRNVRQAVFEGYWGTWAKYSSSVGQSLSAHIQSQVFETQQRNYADTLTRNLFSDALPSEVYDTLVKVTNENLDTLHRYLRLRAKVLGLSDLNYHDIYVDLVQPIRSYPIEDTITLVQDAMAPLGEDYQARLAQATSQRWMHVYPSKGKRSGAYMAGSAYDVHPFILLNHQDDFNSVSTYAHEWGHGIHQVLSNENQPWHLSDFSIFTTETAAIANELLVQNHMVQQSRSDEEMLFYLGYALEQIRTTFFRQTMFSEFEGSIYNAIENGEALSGARITELYADIVRRYHGHDQGVMNVPDLYTHEWMFVPHFYFNYYVFQYATSIAGAAYFVEQITADKEDTQARDTYLAFLKAGGADHPYTLFQQAGLDMASPEPYEALIRRMNELMDAFEATWARLNNPAS; from the coding sequence ATGACACACAAAGTGTTCCTGCTCGTCAGCATGCTGGTGCTTGTTGCCTGCTCCGCAGAGACCCCGCAAGCGAACGATGCGCAAACCACCCCCACCAAACCGACCTCGCCGGTAGCCGACCAAACAGCTGAGCTTGATCCACGCTGGGTGTGGGATCTGAGCAGTCTGTACAGCTCAATGGACGCATGGCACGCAGCGCGCGCCGAGGTGCTTGAGCAGGCCGAAGCGGTCGCGCAGCTCGAGGGCACCCTTAGCAAGGGCCCCGCAGCCTTGCTCAAAGCTGTACAGGACATATCAGCCCTGACCAAGGCTGCAGCGCGGGTCTACACCTATGCCTCGCTGGATGCCGATGAAAATGTCGCCGACAACGCCGGCCAGGAGCGCCGCCAGCTGGCCCAGCAAATGTACAGCCGGGTCACCCAAGCCTTTGCTTGGATGGCGCCGGAAGTGATCGCACTGGGCCCTGATACGCTGGCCTCGTACATCGCCGACGAACCGAAGTTGACCACCTATCGCCACACCCTGACCAACACCCTGCGCAAGGCGCCGCACGTACGCTCGGCCGAAGTGGAAGCGGTGATGGCTGCAGTACAACTGCTTCAGGCGCAGCCTTTCAACATCTACGGCACCCTGGCGAATTCGGACATACCGTTCCCGACGCTGGAGATTGCCGGCAAGGAAGAAACGCTGATCAACAGCCAGGGCTATTCACGTCACCGTGGCCACCCTGATCGCAACGTTCGCCAGGCGGTGTTCGAAGGCTACTGGGGTACCTGGGCCAAATACAGCAGCTCGGTGGGCCAATCACTGAGCGCACATATCCAGTCACAGGTTTTTGAAACGCAGCAGCGCAATTACGCCGACACCCTGACCCGTAATCTGTTTTCCGACGCCCTGCCCAGCGAGGTCTACGACACGCTTGTCAAAGTCACCAACGAGAACCTGGACACGCTGCACCGCTATCTCCGCCTGCGCGCGAAAGTGCTCGGATTGAGTGATCTGAACTATCACGACATCTATGTCGATCTGGTCCAACCGATACGCAGCTACCCGATCGAAGACACCATCACTCTGGTTCAGGACGCCATGGCGCCGCTGGGTGAGGACTATCAGGCCAGGCTCGCGCAGGCCACCAGCCAGCGCTGGATGCATGTGTACCCAAGCAAAGGTAAGCGCTCTGGCGCGTACATGGCCGGCAGCGCCTATGACGTGCACCCGTTCATCCTGCTCAACCATCAGGATGACTTCAACTCGGTGTCGACCTACGCGCACGAGTGGGGTCACGGCATTCATCAGGTGCTGAGCAACGAAAATCAGCCCTGGCACCTGTCAGATTTCTCGATCTTCACCACCGAGACCGCGGCGATCGCCAATGAACTGCTGGTCCAGAACCATATGGTCCAGCAATCCCGCTCCGACGAAGAAATGCTGTTCTATCTCGGCTACGCCCTGGAGCAAATTCGCACGACCTTTTTCCGCCAAACCATGTTCAGCGAATTCGAAGGCTCGATTTACAACGCCATCGAGAATGGCGAGGCCCTGTCCGGCGCGCGCATCACAGAACTGTACGCCGATATCGTGCGGCGCTATCACGGCCATGACCAAGGCGTTATGAATGTGCCGGACCTGTACACCCATGAGTGGATGTTCGTGCCGCACTTCTACTTCAACTACTACGTCTTCCAGTACGCCACATCAATTGCCGGTGCGGCTTATTTTGTTGAACAAATCACTGCCGACAAAGAAGACACTCAAGCACGCGATACCTATCTGGCGTTTCTCAAGGCCGGTGGCGCGGATCACCCCTACACGCTGTTCCAGCAAGCCGGCCTGGATATGGCCAGCCCCGAGCCTTACGAGGCGCTGATCCGGCGCATGAACGAGTTGATGGATGCCTTTGAAGCCACCTGGGCGCGCCTGAACAATCCAGCGAGCTGA
- the purK gene encoding 5-(carboxyamino)imidazole ribonucleotide synthase: protein MDSYPYPIARVGVIGGGQLGRMLVMAAHRLGCEVVVLDPYLNSPAGQLAGHQIVGNYHDPARLRELVESTTVTTFEIEDIDTDTLIALEDEGHKIFPSPRLLAEIQDKYRQKQLFARNGIPTSDFIDMPEPDPAAFEAFGYPLVQKTRRGGYDGRGVAVMKSAADFDNCLKAPGLVERFVQASKELAVMVARGQDGDVRCYPVVEMEFSSGENILDRLLVPARIDDATTEAAQALAVRTVEAIDGIGIFGVELFLTDAGELLVNEIAPRTHNSGHYTIEASVTDQFEQHLRTVTNLPLGATDLLQPAVMLNLLGEPGYTGRPVIQGLADSLKVPGVAVQLYGKAETKPHRKMGHITVTAPTLELANERASAVSQTIKIVGEQPL, encoded by the coding sequence CTGGATTCCTATCCCTATCCCATCGCCCGCGTGGGCGTCATCGGCGGCGGGCAGCTCGGCCGCATGCTGGTCATGGCCGCGCACCGTTTGGGATGTGAAGTGGTGGTACTGGACCCCTACCTGAATTCCCCGGCCGGCCAACTGGCCGGACACCAGATTGTGGGCAACTATCACGACCCCGCGCGACTGCGCGAGCTGGTTGAATCCACCACGGTGACCACCTTCGAAATTGAGGACATCGACACCGACACCTTGATTGCGCTGGAGGATGAGGGGCACAAGATTTTTCCATCGCCCAGGTTGTTGGCCGAGATTCAGGATAAATACCGGCAGAAACAGCTGTTCGCCCGAAACGGAATCCCGACCTCGGATTTCATCGACATGCCAGAGCCTGACCCAGCCGCATTCGAAGCTTTTGGCTACCCACTGGTTCAGAAAACCCGCCGCGGTGGTTACGACGGTCGCGGTGTTGCGGTGATGAAAAGCGCGGCGGATTTCGACAACTGCTTGAAAGCGCCCGGCCTGGTCGAACGCTTTGTCCAGGCGAGCAAAGAGCTTGCGGTGATGGTGGCGCGAGGCCAGGACGGCGACGTGCGCTGCTACCCGGTGGTCGAGATGGAGTTCAGCAGCGGCGAAAACATCCTGGACCGGCTGCTGGTGCCGGCCCGCATCGACGACGCCACCACCGAGGCCGCGCAAGCGCTTGCGGTTCGCACCGTTGAAGCGATCGACGGCATTGGCATCTTCGGCGTGGAGTTGTTCCTGACGGACGCTGGTGAGTTGCTGGTCAACGAGATAGCCCCGCGCACGCACAACTCCGGCCACTACACGATTGAAGCGAGCGTGACCGACCAGTTCGAGCAGCACCTGCGCACCGTCACCAATTTGCCGCTGGGCGCCACGGATTTGCTTCAGCCGGCCGTGATGCTCAACTTGCTTGGCGAACCAGGTTACACCGGACGCCCGGTGATTCAGGGTCTGGCCGACAGCCTCAAGGTGCCCGGTGTGGCCGTCCAGCTTTACGGCAAAGCCGAGACCAAACCGCATCGGAAAATGGGCCACATCACAGTGACAGCGCCGACCCTCGAGCTGGCCAACGAGCGCGCCTCGGCCGTGAGCCAGACCATCAAAATCGTTGGAGAACAGCCGCTATGA
- the rsmI gene encoding 16S rRNA (cytidine(1402)-2'-O)-methyltransferase, with amino-acid sequence MAGRLVLVGTPIGNLEDISPRALRALADADRILAEDTRHSAKLLRHYGIATPLSAWHAHNENDPGRLDGVIKALHDGASLALISDAGMPLIADPGYSLVRAARAADCVVECVPGPTALSMALVLSGLPAERFIFEGFLPAKAVARRARLQGLRRESRTTVIYESPHRLAASLADVCAVLGGERRVCVARELTKRFESVQVGSAQDMAAWAADPGEQGRGEFVLVIEGVQDAEEASALDARQVLEALLGELPARKAAKLTARLCGGKANTYYQWALERD; translated from the coding sequence ATGGCAGGGCGGCTGGTGCTCGTTGGGACCCCCATAGGCAATTTGGAAGACATCAGCCCGCGCGCCTTGCGTGCTCTGGCCGATGCCGACCGGATCCTGGCCGAGGACACGCGCCATAGCGCCAAGCTGTTGCGTCATTACGGCATCGCAACGCCTCTGAGCGCCTGGCATGCCCACAATGAAAATGACCCCGGGCGCCTGGACGGGGTGATCAAAGCCTTGCATGACGGGGCCAGTCTGGCCTTGATCAGCGACGCCGGTATGCCGTTGATCGCCGACCCGGGTTACAGCCTGGTGCGTGCCGCACGTGCTGCGGACTGTGTTGTCGAGTGCGTGCCCGGGCCGACCGCGCTGAGCATGGCGCTGGTGTTGTCCGGATTGCCTGCCGAGCGGTTCATCTTCGAAGGTTTCTTGCCCGCGAAGGCGGTGGCCAGGCGGGCGCGGCTGCAGGGCTTGCGACGCGAAAGCCGCACCACGGTGATTTATGAATCACCACACCGCCTGGCCGCCAGTCTGGCTGATGTGTGCGCGGTGCTGGGTGGCGAGCGGCGGGTGTGTGTGGCGCGCGAACTGACCAAACGCTTCGAATCCGTGCAGGTTGGCAGTGCGCAGGACATGGCCGCCTGGGCGGCTGACCCCGGCGAGCAAGGGCGCGGGGAGTTCGTGCTGGTGATCGAAGGAGTGCAGGATGCCGAAGAGGCCAGCGCACTGGATGCGCGTCAGGTGCTTGAGGCTTTGCTCGGTGAGCTGCCCGCGCGCAAGGCGGCCAAACTCACCGCGCGATTGTGTGGCGGCAAAGCCAACACCTACTATCAATGGGCGCTGGAGCGCGATTGA
- the rpoD gene encoding RNA polymerase sigma factor RpoD — protein MSVEKQSKLKLLIAQGKERGYLTYAEVNDHLPDDFVDPEQIEEIISQLNNLGIQVHEEAPDEEEMLLSDAAAADIDDDDEETEEAVATLAALDAEFGRTTDPVRMYMREMGSVELLDREGEIRIAKRIEEGLAEAMQALIAHPETVAILLEHFAAYKEGERRITDLIVGFVDPETGDPLTGPGSASALAAAEEAENSDEDVEPPADTGPDPEEVEEAFAKLQALFDVFMDKLEKKGYQHKETKAAQAALVPVFMSLKLPPKVTDEITDNIRNQVAAIREIERDMMRIIVRDAGMARADFIKQFPKNATNAAWIEKLIRAKRKYSSRIGQHQDELLDLQGRMLQVEADTLLPTSEIKEIHRRMSIGEAKARRAKKEMVEANLRLVISIAKKYTNRGLQFLDLIQEGNIGLMKAVDKFEFRRGFKFSTYATWWIRQAITRSIADQARTIRIPVHMIETINKLNRISRQMLQEMGREATPEELSERMEMPEDKVRKVMKIAKEPISMETPIGDDEDSHLGDFIEDANAVAPLDSATVESLQETTHDILATLTPREAKVLRMRFGIELNTDHTLEEVGKQFDVTRERIRQIEAKALRKLRHPSRAQHLRSFLDES, from the coding sequence ATGAGTGTAGAAAAACAATCAAAGCTTAAGCTTCTGATTGCCCAGGGCAAGGAACGCGGCTACCTGACGTATGCCGAGGTCAACGACCACTTGCCGGATGACTTCGTCGATCCGGAGCAGATCGAAGAAATCATCTCGCAGCTCAACAACCTCGGTATTCAGGTGCACGAAGAAGCGCCGGACGAGGAAGAAATGCTGTTGTCCGATGCCGCCGCTGCGGACATCGACGACGACGATGAAGAAACCGAAGAAGCCGTCGCCACGCTGGCTGCACTGGATGCCGAGTTCGGCCGTACCACCGACCCCGTGCGCATGTACATGCGCGAGATGGGTAGCGTGGAACTGCTCGACCGCGAAGGTGAAATCCGCATTGCCAAGCGCATTGAGGAAGGCCTGGCCGAAGCCATGCAAGCGCTTATCGCGCATCCTGAAACCGTGGCCATTCTGCTCGAGCATTTTGCCGCGTACAAGGAAGGCGAGCGCCGCATCACCGATTTGATCGTCGGTTTTGTTGACCCCGAAACCGGCGACCCGCTGACCGGCCCTGGCTCTGCCAGCGCGCTGGCAGCTGCCGAAGAAGCCGAGAACTCCGACGAAGATGTCGAGCCGCCGGCTGACACCGGCCCCGACCCGGAAGAAGTCGAAGAAGCCTTTGCCAAGCTGCAGGCCCTGTTCGATGTGTTCATGGATAAGCTCGAGAAAAAGGGCTACCAGCACAAAGAAACCAAAGCTGCGCAAGCCGCTCTGGTGCCGGTGTTCATGAGCCTGAAGCTGCCGCCCAAGGTCACCGACGAGATCACCGACAACATCCGCAATCAGGTTGCCGCGATCCGCGAGATCGAACGCGACATGATGCGCATCATCGTGCGCGACGCCGGCATGGCACGCGCCGACTTCATCAAGCAGTTCCCCAAGAACGCCACCAATGCGGCCTGGATCGAAAAGCTGATCCGCGCCAAGCGCAAGTACTCCTCGCGCATTGGCCAGCACCAGGATGAACTGCTCGACCTGCAGGGCCGTATGCTGCAGGTCGAAGCCGATACCCTGCTGCCGACCTCGGAAATCAAGGAAATTCACCGCCGCATGTCGATCGGTGAAGCCAAAGCACGCCGCGCCAAGAAGGAAATGGTTGAGGCCAACCTTCGCCTGGTGATTTCCATTGCCAAGAAGTACACCAACCGCGGCCTGCAGTTCCTGGACCTGATTCAGGAAGGCAACATTGGTTTGATGAAAGCGGTCGACAAATTCGAGTTCCGTCGCGGCTTCAAATTCTCCACCTACGCGACCTGGTGGATTCGTCAGGCGATCACCCGCTCCATCGCTGACCAGGCACGCACCATCCGTATTCCGGTGCACATGATTGAGACCATCAACAAACTCAATCGCATCAGCCGCCAGATGCTGCAGGAGATGGGCCGCGAAGCGACCCCGGAAGAGCTGTCTGAACGCATGGAAATGCCGGAAGATAAAGTGCGCAAGGTGATGAAGATCGCCAAAGAGCCGATCTCCATGGAAACCCCGATCGGCGACGACGAAGATTCGCACCTGGGCGACTTCATCGAAGACGCCAATGCCGTGGCTCCGCTGGATTCCGCCACCGTGGAATCCCTGCAGGAAACCACCCACGATATCCTGGCTACCCTGACCCCGCGCGAAGCCAAGGTGCTGCGCATGCGCTTCGGCATCGAACTGAACACCGACCACACCCTTGAGGAAGTGGGCAAACAGTTCGACGTGACCCGCGAACGCATCCGTCAGATCGAAGCCAAGGCCCTGCGCAAATTGCGCCATCCCAGCCGCGCCCAGCACCTGCGCAGCTTCCTCGACGAGAGCTAG
- a CDS encoding GGDEF domain-containing protein, with protein sequence MQDTTPSLSRDLDHELDQVRDQMVNRIWSGICLLAVLGVPISISRTFSTGWLPLYGVHLLLGGIALATYWNRRRIATHIKSHIAIALFWAVGLMGLKSLGLLGAGTWWLVTSALLISVLYSERAGLVAIAGVCVVVALFGVAYSSGFLALAFDANAYITEPASWATLLIATVVLPLVVFSAVSNLSHTVVDLSRELDRQREENERLAKIDELTGIPRSAMAMDRLEQALIRVPRQGRKVAVLFIDLDGFKQVNDRYGHDAGDMVLRTVSQRCTRTLRIDDTIARQGGDEFIVILQGLAIMEQAVDVAEKLIQTIAVPMRYADAELQIGASIGVAVSPDHAQDAKSLIAAADAAMYSAKRKGKNRCALATRSHALRVVSSQSA encoded by the coding sequence GTGCAAGACACCACACCGTCGTTGTCCCGAGATCTTGATCACGAACTGGACCAGGTCCGCGATCAAATGGTGAATCGCATCTGGTCGGGGATCTGCCTGCTGGCCGTGCTGGGCGTGCCCATCTCTATCTCGCGCACCTTCTCCACCGGTTGGTTACCGCTTTATGGTGTGCATTTGCTGCTGGGCGGCATCGCCCTGGCCACCTATTGGAACCGGCGGCGCATTGCTACACATATCAAATCCCACATTGCCATCGCGCTGTTCTGGGCGGTGGGCTTGATGGGGCTGAAATCGCTGGGCTTGCTGGGCGCGGGCACGTGGTGGCTGGTGACCAGTGCGTTGCTGATCAGCGTGCTCTATTCAGAGCGCGCCGGCCTCGTCGCCATCGCGGGCGTCTGTGTGGTCGTGGCCCTGTTTGGCGTGGCCTACTCCAGCGGCTTTCTTGCACTGGCTTTTGATGCCAATGCCTACATCACTGAGCCGGCATCCTGGGCCACACTGCTGATCGCCACCGTGGTACTTCCGCTGGTGGTATTCAGCGCGGTCTCCAACCTCAGCCATACCGTAGTTGATCTCAGCCGCGAGCTTGACCGCCAACGCGAGGAAAATGAGCGCCTGGCCAAGATTGACGAACTCACGGGCATCCCGCGCAGCGCCATGGCCATGGATCGACTGGAGCAAGCGCTGATTCGCGTCCCACGCCAGGGACGCAAGGTGGCCGTATTGTTCATCGATCTGGATGGCTTCAAGCAGGTCAACGACCGTTACGGGCACGATGCCGGCGATATGGTGCTGCGCACCGTATCGCAGCGCTGCACACGCACCCTGCGCATTGACGACACAATTGCCCGGCAGGGCGGCGACGAGTTCATCGTTATCCTGCAAGGCTTGGCGATCATGGAGCAAGCCGTTGATGTTGCGGAAAAGCTGATCCAGACCATTGCCGTGCCCATGCGGTACGCCGATGCCGAACTGCAGATCGGTGCAAGCATCGGGGTCGCCGTGTCACCGGATCACGCCCAGGATGCCAAGTCGCTCATCGCCGCGGCTGACGCCGCGATGTACAGCGCGAAGCGCAAAGGCAAGAACCGCTGCGCCCTGGCCACCCGCAGTCACGCTCTGCGCGTTGTCAGCAGCCAGAGCGCCTAG